The following DNA comes from cyanobiont of Ornithocercus magnificus.
GCATCAAAGGACGTCCGGGAAAGTGCCCTGGGAAGTGGGGCTCGTTAAGAGTGACATTCTTGATTGCCTCAGCGCTGACACCAGGCTCACAAGCCACCAAGCGGTCTACCAAAGCGAAGGGATAACGATGAGGCAGCAAGCCCATGATCTGCTCGCTATTGAGCACAGCGGCATTCTTGGTGGCGGAGTTGGTCAAGGTGATAGACGAGGGTAGAGATTTAGAAGAGCGGACGCGAGGTCGATGTGAAGGCCATGAGATCCTCGGTAAACCAAGATCTGGGCTATAGGGAAGGGTAAGCCTACTAGGGCTAGATCACCCAACAAATCCAAAAGCTTATGACGCACCGGCTCGTCAGCAAACCGCAGCGGCGGATTTAGCCAACTGTCACCGTTGCAGACCAGAGCGTTGTCAAGGTTTCCACCACGGATCAGTCCAGCCTGACGTAGCTGTTCAACCTGATCACTGAAGCCAAAGGTCCTGGCCGGTGCAATCTCATTTACAAACCGCTCGGGAGTTAGCTCAATGGTAAGTATCTGCTGGCCAATGGCAGTCTGAGGAAAGTCAATGATCCCTACCAAAGTAAGGCTCTGAGCAGGTGTGGCCGTAATTACACTGTGGCCACGCTGACACACTAGGGGCTTTTGAAGCCTTGGTGCAGGCCGTGGCGCTGTCGCTGCTGGCACCAGGCCCGCCCTAGCAATAGCATCGACCCAAACTTGAGCTGAACCATCGAGCAGGGGAACTTCAGGACCGCTGACCTCCAACTCGATGTGCGTCAAGCCACAGCCCGCAATAGCCCCCAGTAGATGTTCTACTGTCGCAAGGCGCCGCCCATCCAGCTCAAGTGTTGTGCACAAGCGGCTCTCACGTACTTTGTCCAAAGCTACTGGTGCTGCTGGCCCACCATCAGACCACCGGATCTGAACCCCAGCTGTATGGCTGGGATGTAAGCGCACAAAGGCTTCTTCACCGCAATGAAGACCAATTCCACGGAGTTCAGTAACTTCGCCAAGTGTCCAGGCCTTATTATAATCTAAGGGCCATAATAATCCCATCAAAACTTCCAGCCGACACCGAGATTGAAACGCCACTCATCGACGAAGTCTTGGCTAGCTACCTCCAATCGCAAGGGCCCAACAGGTGTTGTAATAATCATGCCTGCACCTACGGAGAAACCGTCACCAGCTTTGTCAAGCAGCTCACCAGGGTTGCCAGGCACATCAGTTTGTGAACCGAAGGATGTTCCTGCATCTACAAAGAGCTCACCTGAGAAGATACTTATGATTGGGAAGCGATACTCAATGGTTGTCTCACCGAAACTGCGGCTGACTGCTAAATTACAACTATACCAACCTCGCACTGAGTTAGAGCCTCCCAGACAGAAAGCCTCATACGGAGGCAACTGACCAAGTATGGCTCCTGCCTTAATCTGGATACCAATGGTCTGTGAACAATTTCTCTGCTGCCTAGCTTGTGATCGGCAGGCTTTTGGAAGTTTTAGCCAATTGACAGGGACAAAATGGGTATAGCTAGCACGTAGCCGATTAAAGCTTGGTGAGCCTGTACCAATCGAGATATGCTGCTCAGTACCGAAGCTGAAGAAGTTGCCTGATGTAGGGTTGCGAGGGCTATTGAGTTTATTATAAGTAGCAGCAAGGCGGACGCTTACTAAATTGTTCTCACTTGCACAATTGAAGGCAACACAAATAACTCTATCTTTAGGCGTTCTCCCTTTGCGAATATCTCTATAGCTGACTCCATACAAACGAGGGCTCCCAGCAAAATTGATCGGTCTCACATTCTGAAGCTTAAGACCAAAAAGTATGCTCCAAGGAACAGCCTTAAAAGGATTTCCATTATTTAGTGGCCTACTAAGAATAATGTCGCCACCTGCCCGCTGCAAAGCTGCAGAGCCACCTTCATAGTCGAACCAGCTCAATTCGGGAAATTGAGTTTCCGCAACAGTTATGTTATCTAGCCTACTGCCAACTAAATCTTTGCTGTTGTCAATCTCATAAGTGTAACTACTCGCAGCATTGGCGTAGTCACCCACAGTACTGATATTGCCACTGTTCTGGCTCTGAAAAACCTGTGGTACTTCGCGACTGAAGAACAGAGATGTACGAGAAGATGTGCGGTAACGATCCCCACGTATCCAAGGATCAGTAAGAGTAAAGCTCGCCAAACCACCATATTGGCCGTACGTTAAACTGAGCGCTAGGTTCCAAGACCGGCCAAGCAGACTGCTGCTTTGATATTGTGCTTGCCCGAATACACCCTGATTCTGGGTATAACCAAGGCCACCTGAGAGAGAACTGTTTGTCTGTTCAACAATTCCTAGGACAACTGTGATCTTGCCAAGTTTGCCTGGCACAGGTTTGAGGGTAACTTTGATGTCGCTGAACAGTCCGGTTCTGTATAAGCGTTTAATATCATCTTCAAGCTGAACACGATTAAAAGGCTTGCCTGACTTAGTCGAAACCTCACGATTTATAACCCAGAGTTGTGTATTACCACGAATTAGCTTTCCCTGGCCATCATTTGTTTCTCCGTCACGATCGAGAAATTGGACGTCCACACTTGCAACTGTACCTACCAAAACCTTTAAGTTTATGATGCCATCTAAGTTAATGTAGGTGGGGCCACTCACGCGCGCCAAAGAATAACCTCGGTCAAAATAAAGCTGTTGCAGATTTTTGACATAGGCCTGCAGCTTATTCAGATTTAGTGTCTTGCCATAGTCCAAACCGAAGATTTTTTCCACAACTCCTTCAGGTAAAATATCATCCTCTGTCTCTAGTGTCACTCCTGTTAGTACAGGATTAGGTTTTACCTGCACAATCAATTTGACACCAAGTATGCTTCTAACTGGTTTAATGAGCACCTCAGAGAACCAGCCAGAGGCGTAGATAGCTTTAAGATTACGCTGGAGGTCGAAGCGGTTTACACGATCACCTCGCCGAATAGTCATCGCACCATATACCTCGAGCTCCAAGTATTTTTGTTCAGGATGATTACCTATGCCCTCAACTACGACTTCTGAGATAGGTATACGATTGTCTTGCTTCTCTAGCTCCGTTGGGGTTTTCTCAAATAGACCATCAGATTCAAGCCGGGCAAATGAGGGGGCGGCTAGAAGAGGTATTAACAAAAAGACTGAACCCAGAGTTACACTCCAACGGACAGGTGTTGGAGTGTTAAGCAAAAAGAGCCCGGCCATCGCAAGAAGTAATCCGGCGGACATATTGCACAACGCTCACTAAAACTACAAATAATCTCGGGGCTTAGGACAGACCTGCTGGACACGTCCGAGAATTTCTCCGTATGCTTCAATTACACCGCCTAGGTCATACCGGAACCGATCTTTGTCAAGAATTCTGTCGTAAATTCCGTCTCGCTGTTGATCCCAAAGTCGACAAGTATCTGGACTAATCTCATCAGCAACTACTAAAGTACCTTCAGAGTTAATTCCAAATTCGAGCTTAAAATCAACTAAGGTTAGGCCTAGTCTAGAAAATAGCATCACAAGACATTCATTTACTTGATACGTCAGCATCTCCATAGCTACACGGTGTTTAGGATCTACAAAGTCGAGTAGCTTAAGCCGCGCTTCTGTGAGTAATGGGTCGCCAAGATGGTCATCTTTGAGATAGAAATCAAGCAAAGCTGGTGTCAATACGGTGCCTAAAGCAATAGGCGTCTGACGACAGATTGAGCCTGCAGCGACATTACGCAGTACCACCTCGAGCGGAATTATGTCGGCACGTTGCACAACCATCCACGCATCACTGGCCAATCCGAGAAAGTGAGTAGGTATTCCTATATGTTCCAGTGCTTCGAAAAGCCGTGCCGAAATCTGGCAGTTCAACAATCCTTTCTTGTGCAGATACGTCTTCTTTTGAGCATTAAAAGCAGTCGTGTCGTTTTTAAACTCGACAAGGACTATGTCAGGTTCGGCGCCAGCAAATATTCTTTTTGCCTTGCCTTCGTAAAGCAGTAGACCATGATCAGGCATCATAGGTCGAGGTGCATCGCTTCTGAAGCATGGTCTCCTAACTGCTGTGGTGGTCTCAGACGTCGCTTGAGATCTACTGTACCTTTGCTATAGTGTGGGTCGCTAGACCAGAATGGCCACAAGCTGTGATCAACTGTCATGGCTGTTTCGTAAGAGTGTCGTTAACGACCTCCACTTTATTATCAGCCGTTGCTTGCTCTAGTGCCGTGTCAGGTGATCTGTTGGCTCTACCAGTATCTATTGATGTCAATAGTTCAGCTATTTGTTCTAGTAGGTCGATCACTTGCTGGGTAAGTGCAACCTCATGTTTTGCTAAAAGATCTAGATCTAATTATCTTAGCAGCGTGACATCCGCACACTCGCCAATCTCTAGAAATAGTTCATCGAAGTGAGCCGAGTCTATGGCAGCAAGACAACGCAGTATCAATACTGCATACCAGTGCTTCAGGGTGGCATTAGCAGGCTTATCCAGTAACAGGTAGCAGTATTAGTCTTCGCCAAGCGTAGAGTTGATATGAAAATCCTTCACTCCAAAAGGGCTTTAGTGCCAGTCTAACTATATTCAAATGGCTGTAGAGCTGGTACCACGAGCATCAAACCTTCCTTTGGCTGATGCAAGCGCTTTCTAAGAGAAAAGCAGTGAGATTCCTCACACGCTTGCCGAAGTACAGTCGCCGTGCTGAAGCAACTTTCAAACTGCACTACATCTATTGGAGGCGGCGCTGACTCGATAAAAATAGATAGAGATAGGGCCTGAAAACCCATGGGTTTGCCATCTTAAGAAAGTGGATGTAGGCACAGCAGTCTTTGGTAGTTAGATATTTAGCTAGTTAGGCCTAATTCATTTCTCTCCCCCTTAAAGTCATGTCTTTATCCAGCCCATGTCAACACTCATTGCCTCCACTCAGAAGACTACTCGTAGTTGGTAGTGGTGGTAGGGAGAATTCCTTGGCTTGGGCACTGCAACACGACAGAGAAATTGAACAGGTTTGGGTTAGCCCTGGAAACGGCGGTACAAATCTTATACCAGGTTGTAGGCAGCTCGCTATTGCTGAGACAGATGCTGTAAGCCTAGCTAGGGCATGTCAGCAGCGTAGTATTGATCTTGTCATAATCGGCCCTGAAGTTTCACTGGCTGCCGGGATTGCTGACGTCTTGCGTGCTGAAGGGCTAGCTGTGTTTGGTCCTGGAGCTGATGGTGCTCGCTTAGAAACTAGCAAAACTTGGGCTAAAGAGCTTATGAAAGAAGCTGGAGTACCAACAGCCAAGTACTGGTCTGTTCTATCTTTCAAGGAAGCTATGAATGTCCTCCATAGCCAGGGACATGCCTTGGTTGTGAAAGCTGACGGACTTGCATCTGGCAAGGGAGTAGTAGTGGCACGAACAATTAAAGAAACAGAAGAAGCAATCCGTGCGGCCTTTACTGGCCGCTTCGGCAATCCTACCTCTCGACTGGTACTGGAGGAGCGGCTGTGGGGACCAGAAGTATCAGTGTTCGCACTGTGCGATGGGGAACGGATGATGTTGTTACCCCCAGTGCAAGATCATAAACGCTTGAAGGATGGTGACCAGGGTCCTAACACTGGTGGTATGGGCGCCTATACACCAGCAAGGTTACTGAACTCTTCTACACTTGAAAATGTACGCGAGACTATTTTAGAGCCAACGCTTACTGCTCTGAGACAGCGACAGATTAACTACCGAGGTGTTATCTATGCGGGACTTATGCTTACAGCTGATGGTCCTAGGGTGATTGAGTTCAACTGTCGCTTTGGAGACCCTGAATGTCAGGCATTAATGCCTTTACTTGGGGAACAATTAGCACGTGTTTTGCAGTGTTGTGCTTTAGGGACTCTTGACCATGCTCCTAAGTTGACAATTTTCGAGCGCTGTAGTGCTTGTGTAGTCGCAGCTGCTGCCGGTTACCCAGGAGCACCACGGAAGGGTACCCCGATGAAAATTGGCTTACAGCCAAATGCATCCCTACAAATATTCTACGCAGGTACCTGTAATGACGGCAAAGGTGGCTTGGTGACTTGCGGCGGGCGGGTGCTCGCTGTAGTCGCACAGGGGGAGAACTTTAACGAAGCTTTCACAGCAGCATATACAGGAATAAGCAGTATCGAGTTCCAAGGTATGCAGTACCGGCGCGATATTGGATATCAGGTGAGGACTGAACCAAAGCTTTAAATCATTATATCTTGCCAGGTGAATTGAGACACATCTTTAGGCGGAGCTGAAGATTACCAAAGATTGAGTTCATAATAAGAGCGTTACATATAAAGCTAACTGAGTAAGTAAGCAGTTTGACTCACTGTTACTTTGAGAAACTGGTACTATGTGTAAGCTTAGGCTTACAATTGGACATAAGCATGTTAGAAGACCTACGCGAAGAATATGATAGCTTTGGAGTCGTGCAAGTTCCTGCAAGGAGACTTTGGGGTGCTCAAACGCAACGATCACTGCAATATTTTAATATTGGAGATGACCTGATCCCAAAGGAAATGGTCCCCGCTTATGCTATCCTAAAAAAGGCAGCAGCAAAGGTTAATTATATATCAGGCAGCATTACAAATGAACAAGCTAAGCTGATTGGACTAGCATGCGACGAGATTATAAGAGGTCAACACACAAATGAGTTCCCACTCCATGTCTGGATGACAGGAAGTGGCACGCAATTCAACATGAATATAAATGAAGTAATAGCAAACCGTTGTTCACAGTTAGTAAACCAACCCTTAGGAAGCAAGAGACCAGTACATCCTAATGATCATGTTAATATGTCTCAATCATCTAATGATTCTTTTCCTTCAGCAATGAATATTGCTGCTTGCATTAGCCTACACAGCAATCTTTTCCCAAAGGTCAAGGCTCTCAGGGAGGCATTAGATGCCAAATCTTCTGCGTGGTCTGACATTGTCAAGATAGGAAGAACGCACTTACAAGATGCTACGCCACTAACATTGGGCCAAGAATTCTCAGGATATGTAGGAATGCTTGATGATAACCTATCTCGGCTTAAGTATTGTCTTAAGGGACTTTATCGCCTGGCTCTTGGTGGCACTGCTGTAGGCACTGGTATTAACACCAACAGAAGGTTCGATGAAAAAGTCGCTGTAGAGATTAGTAAATTGACTGGACTCCCATTTGCTACAGCCAAGAACAAGTTCGCTATCCAGGGTGCCCATGATGATCTTGTCCACCTTAGCGCTTCTCTAAGAACTCTTGCAATCTCACTATATAAGATTGCTAATGATATTCGTCTGATGTCATGTGGACCCCGGGCAGGATTCAATGAACTATCAATCCCTTCCAACGAACCGGGTTCATCAATTATGCCAGGTAAAGTTAACCCAACCCAATGTGAGGCGCTTACCATGATAGCTGCTCAGGTTATGGCTAATGATACAGCGGTGATGTTAGGTGGTGCTGGAGGACAACTCGAGATGAATGTTTACAAACCCCTGCTAATTTTTAACATCATGCAGTCTATTCGGATCATTAGTGATGGCTGTGAGAATTTTCGGCTTTTTCTCGTCGAAGGGATCGAGCCAAACCATAAACAACTGAAAAGCTTTGTTGATCGATCCCTGATGCTTGTTACAGCTCTTAGTCCCATCATTGGCTATGATAAAGCATCTAAGATTGCTCGCTATGCACTTGATCACGATATAACACTGAGACAAGCAGCCTTACAGCTTGAATTTATCTCTGAGGAGGAATTTGATAGAATTGTTGATCCTAAGAAAATGATCTGTCCCTATACACCCAGATAAAGTAAAAGTATAAGCACTTGAAGATCACTGACTAATTGGAAAATACCAAGTACTTAAAGCGAGACATAATCAAACTGTCATTTGTCTATGTCTATTACGATGTGCAAGTATATTCTGGTGCAAGCTACTAAGACTTCTAGTTAAACCTGGCAAGCCCTATAAGCTGAAACAACTCAGTTAGCGACTTCAGATCTAGGCTGGAGAACCGTTGGACATGCATGATGGTCAGCGACTCCGTCTCTAAGGTGGCTGACTGGGCCTCTGATTCTGGGCCTAAGTCGCCGCAGCCACCTGGCTGGCGTCAACACCTACGTGCTTGGTGGGCAGAATTCAGCCTCCAGACGAAGCTTTTGGCCGTAGCGACTTTGGTGGTGAGCCTGACGATGACAGGCATAACCTTCTTTGCTCTTAACGGTATTCAGCGAGATGCAGGCATGAATGACACCCGTTACGCTCGTGACCTTGGTTTACTGCTAGCGGGAAATGTCACCGAGATGGTTGCCGAAGGGCGAGATCATGAACTAGCTAATGTAGCAGAGCGGTTTTGGCGGTCAAGCCGCAGCATACGCTATATCTTCTTCGCTGATCCTGATGGAGTTATCTACCTAGGAATCCCGATCAGTGCTTCACCGTCCAGTAGCGACTCCCTGCGGTTGAGCCGCCGCTTGGAACTTCCTGCTGATTTGCAGCGGCGCCCTCAAAACCCCCTAGTACGTCAGCACTTAACTCCTCAAGGTCTTGTCACAGATGTCTTTGTCCCATTGATGCGGAATGGTCAAGAGTTAGGCGTACTTGGACTTGGAGTCAACCCTAACGAGACAGCTTTGGCCAGCGCAGCTTTAACTCGGGAAGTTACAGTAGCTGTGTTCATCTCAATCTGGGTTCTAGTGATACTTGGTGCCGTGTTTAATGCTCTCACAATCACTCAGCCAGTGAAAGAGTTGCTACGCGGCGTCCGCGATATTGCTGCTGGCAGATTTGATGCACGCATTGCTACTCCAGTGGATGGAGAGCTGGGGGAACTACTAGCTGGTTTCAATGCAATGGCCTCTCAGCTCCAAGTTTATGATGCCGCCAATATTGAAGAGCTTAAAGCAGCACAGGCTAAGCAACAGTCTCTGATTGCCACTATGGCTGACGGCGCTATCCTGTTAGACGCTGAGGGCTATATCGTACTTGCCAACCCAACAGCACGACGACTATTTCGGTGGGAAGGCCGCAATCTAGAAGGCTGTAGCCTTCTAGAAGAACT
Coding sequences within:
- a CDS encoding outer membrane protein assembly factor, which encodes MSAGLLLAMAGLFLLNTPTPVRWSVTLGSVFLLIPLLAAPSFARLESDGLFEKTPTELEKQDNRIPISEVVVEGIGNHPEQKYLELEVYGAMTIRRGDRVNRFDLQRNLKAIYASGWFSEVLIKPVRSILGVKLIVQVKPNPVLTGVTLETEDDILPEGVVEKIFGLDYGKTLNLNKLQAYVKNLQQLYFDRGYSLARVSGPTYINLDGIINLKVLVGTVASVDVQFLDRDGETNDGQGKLIRGNTQLWVINREVSTKSGKPFNRVQLEDDIKRLYRTGLFSDIKVTLKPVPGKLGKITVVLGIVEQTNSSLSGGLGYTQNQGVFGQAQYQSSSLLGRSWNLALSLTYGQYGGLASFTLTDPWIRGDRYRTSSRTSLFFSREVPQVFQSQNSGNISTVGDYANAASSYTYEIDNSKDLVGSRLDNITVAETQFPELSWFDYEGGSAALQRAGGDIILSRPLNNGNPFKAVPWSILFGLKLQNVRPINFAGSPRLYGVSYRDIRKGRTPKDRVICVAFNCASENNLVSVRLAATYNKLNSPRNPTSGNFFSFGTEQHISIGTGSPSFNRLRASYTHFVPVNWLKLPKACRSQARQQRNCSQTIGIQIKAGAILGQLPPYEAFCLGGSNSVRGWYSCNLAVSRSFGETTIEYRFPIISIFSGELFVDAGTSFGSQTDVPGNPGELLDKAGDGFSVGAGMIITTPVGPLRLEVASQDFVDEWRFNLGVGWKF
- a CDS encoding phosphoribosylamine--glycine ligase, with the protein product MSLSSPCQHSLPPLRRLLVVGSGGRENSLAWALQHDREIEQVWVSPGNGGTNLIPGCRQLAIAETDAVSLARACQQRSIDLVIIGPEVSLAAGIADVLRAEGLAVFGPGADGARLETSKTWAKELMKEAGVPTAKYWSVLSFKEAMNVLHSQGHALVVKADGLASGKGVVVARTIKETEEAIRAAFTGRFGNPTSRLVLEERLWGPEVSVFALCDGERMMLLPPVQDHKRLKDGDQGPNTGGMGAYTPARLLNSSTLENVRETILEPTLTALRQRQINYRGVIYAGLMLTADGPRVIEFNCRFGDPECQALMPLLGEQLARVLQCCALGTLDHAPKLTIFERCSACVVAAAAGYPGAPRKGTPMKIGLQPNASLQIFYAGTCNDGKGGLVTCGGRVLAVVAQGENFNEAFTAAYTGISSIEFQGMQYRRDIGYQVRTEPKL
- a CDS encoding UDP-3-O-acyl-N-acetylglucosamine deacetylase; this translates as MGLLWPLDYNKAWTLGEVTELRGIGLHCGEEAFVRLHPSHTAGVQIRWSDGGPAAPVALDKVRESRLCTTLELDGRRLATVEHLLGAIAGCGLTHIELEVSGPEVPLLDGSAQVWVDAIARAGLVPAATAPRPAPRLQKPLVCQRGHSVITATPAQSLTLVGIIDFPQTAIGQQILTIELTPERFVNEIAPARTFGFSDQVEQLRQAGLIRGGNLDNALVCNGDSWLNPPLRFADEPVRHKLLDLLGDLALVGLPFPIAQILVYRGSHGLHIDLASALLNLYPRLSP
- a CDS encoding class II fumarate hydratase, whose translation is MLEDLREEYDSFGVVQVPARRLWGAQTQRSLQYFNIGDDLIPKEMVPAYAILKKAAAKVNYISGSITNEQAKLIGLACDEIIRGQHTNEFPLHVWMTGSGTQFNMNINEVIANRCSQLVNQPLGSKRPVHPNDHVNMSQSSNDSFPSAMNIAACISLHSNLFPKVKALREALDAKSSAWSDIVKIGRTHLQDATPLTLGQEFSGYVGMLDDNLSRLKYCLKGLYRLALGGTAVGTGINTNRRFDEKVAVEISKLTGLPFATAKNKFAIQGAHDDLVHLSASLRTLAISLYKIANDIRLMSCGPRAGFNELSIPSNEPGSSIMPGKVNPTQCEALTMIAAQVMANDTAVMLGGAGGQLEMNVYKPLLIFNIMQSIRIISDGCENFRLFLVEGIEPNHKQLKSFVDRSLMLVTALSPIIGYDKASKIARYALDHDITLRQAALQLEFISEEEFDRIVDPKKMICPYTPR
- a CDS encoding phosphoribosylaminoimidazolesuccinocarboxamide synthase yields the protein MMPDHGLLLYEGKAKRIFAGAEPDIVLVEFKNDTTAFNAQKKTYLHKKGLLNCQISARLFEALEHIGIPTHFLGLASDAWMVVQRADIIPLEVVLRNVAAGSICRQTPIALGTVLTPALLDFYLKDDHLGDPLLTEARLKLLDFVDPKHRVAMEMLTYQVNECLVMLFSRLGLTLVDFKLEFGINSEGTLVVADEISPDTCRLWDQQRDGIYDRILDKDRFRYDLGGVIEAYGEILGRVQQVCPKPRDYL